A window of Candidatus Saganbacteria bacterium genomic DNA:
CTATTGGCGGCGTTAAAATCCGATCTGTTGCAAAAGATAAATATGGGCGAAGCCTCTGCTCAGCTTGCCGAGCAAGTGGCCAAGTTATCACTTTTCCAAAAGGATGATGCCGACGCGAAGTTGCTTGCCGACCTTGCTAATAGAAAAGATATCGATGTAATGCCCAGATGGGTTGCCGCTCTGATCCATGATAGTCGAGGCGGAGATCCGGAACTATTATCCACTTTGATCACGGAAGAAACTGTTGAGGAGCCAAAAACAATCGCCCTTGCAGATGAGGCTGATTATATTCGAAAAGGCGTTGTCAGACTTTCGGTCACGCCGGTCGGGATATCCGACCTTTCTCCTATCGTTCAAACTTTTGATATTAAAGATAGGGACAAGGCGCAAGCGAGATCGGAAGCGAGGCGATTTCTAAGTGAATTGCCGTATTTGATAGTCGATAATCACTTTTATTTATTTTGTAAAAATTTCTTTTAAAGGTCGACAATAAAATATATAGAGAAACTTTGATATACTATAAGGAGCTAAGACATGAAAGAATTTAGATGTAATTTTTGCCATAGATTATTAGCCAAGGTCGCGGAGGGCAGCAAAGTCGAAGTCAAATGCCCAAAATGCAAAACACTGAACCTCTACCAGGAAGAA
This region includes:
- a CDS encoding Com family DNA-binding transcriptional regulator, yielding MKEFRCNFCHRLLAKVAEGSKVEVKCPKCKTLNLYQEETVIVYEIPENNVTKKIIERGYVKYDLLTN